The Gemmatimonadaceae bacterium genome has a window encoding:
- a CDS encoding NADP-dependent isocitrate dehydrogenase: MLFGTRKITVIPGDGIGPEVMSAALKVVDASGVAIEAEVRQAGARVFAQGIESGVPPDTVDSIRDTKVLLKGPLETPIGHGNKSANVTLRTLFETFGNLRPVRELPGVTTPFTGRKLDIVIVRENVEDLYTGIEYMQTPAVAEALKIITRSGCERIVELAFEFALAAGRERVHCATKSNILKLTEGMLQHTFEAMAPRYPSIEAKHILIDNCAHQLAMRPEQFDVIVTTNMNGDILSDLTSGLTGGLGFAPSANIGSDVAIFEAVHGSAPDIAGKNIANPTALILSAAMMLRHIGEGKSANRIEQAVLVTLESGVRSADMAGSRKPSSTTEFADAVISNLGKVSATSGSRDFQAVRLPERATEVAATPVEIRKVTGVDIFVESTLQPDELGDELIAAADRTRFSLHAITNRGNTVYPAPARSVSLVDQYRCRFLAKDRHGDISDPEILSLLTHVGETLRWMHVEKLQLFDGDDGFSRTPK; the protein is encoded by the coding sequence ATGCTATTCGGAACGCGAAAAATCACCGTGATACCGGGCGACGGTATCGGGCCCGAAGTGATGTCTGCCGCCCTGAAGGTTGTCGACGCCAGCGGCGTCGCGATCGAGGCGGAAGTGCGACAGGCGGGGGCGAGAGTCTTCGCCCAGGGAATCGAGTCCGGAGTGCCGCCCGATACCGTCGATTCCATCCGCGACACGAAGGTTCTTCTCAAGGGTCCCCTCGAGACGCCCATCGGTCACGGAAACAAGTCGGCGAACGTCACCCTCCGGACCCTTTTCGAGACGTTCGGAAATCTGCGTCCGGTGCGCGAGCTGCCCGGCGTCACGACGCCGTTCACCGGGAGAAAGCTCGACATCGTGATCGTCCGTGAGAACGTCGAAGATCTGTACACGGGAATCGAGTACATGCAGACGCCGGCTGTCGCCGAAGCGCTCAAGATCATTACGCGCAGCGGTTGCGAGAGGATCGTCGAGCTGGCGTTCGAGTTCGCACTGGCGGCCGGCCGTGAGCGCGTTCATTGTGCGACAAAGTCCAACATCCTCAAGCTCACGGAGGGAATGCTCCAGCACACATTCGAGGCCATGGCCCCGCGGTACCCGTCAATCGAAGCGAAGCACATTCTGATCGACAACTGCGCACATCAGCTTGCAATGCGGCCTGAACAGTTCGACGTAATAGTGACGACGAACATGAACGGCGACATCCTCAGCGACCTCACGTCGGGCCTCACGGGGGGCCTCGGCTTCGCCCCCTCGGCCAACATCGGGAGCGATGTGGCAATCTTCGAGGCTGTGCACGGGTCGGCGCCGGACATCGCGGGCAAGAACATCGCAAATCCGACAGCGCTGATTCTGAGCGCGGCGATGATGCTACGCCACATCGGGGAAGGGAAATCTGCAAACCGCATCGAGCAGGCCGTTCTGGTCACGCTCGAGAGCGGTGTCAGAAGCGCCGACATGGCCGGATCACGCAAGCCTTCCTCGACAACCGAGTTTGCGGATGCAGTGATCTCGAATCTCGGAAAGGTCTCCGCGACGAGCGGTTCCCGTGATTTCCAGGCTGTGCGTCTGCCTGAACGAGCCACTGAAGTGGCCGCGACTCCGGTTGAGATACGCAAGGTCACTGGCGTTGACATCTTCGTTGAGAGCACGCTGCAGCCGGACGAGCTTGGCGACGAGCTCATTGCGGCAGCGGATCGAACCAGATTCTCGCTGCATGCCATTACAAATCGTGGAAATACGGTCTACCCCGCGCCGGCTCGCTCGGTGAGCCTGGTGGACCAGTACCGCTGCCGCTTTCTCGCGAAGGACCGACACGGTGACATATCCGACCCGGAGATCCTCTCGCTTCTCACTCACGTCGGGGAGACTCTCCGCTGGATGCACGTCGAGAAGCTCCAGCTTTTCGACGGGGATGATGGCTTCAGCCGGACTCCGAAATAA
- a CDS encoding M28 family peptidase, with amino-acid sequence MTRSIRHIVPALVVAATALCSSLASAQSKLPLKMAPKPTTAAITAADLMTRVYIFADDSMMGRRAGAEGALKGTMYIEREVRRLGLTPGGENGTFLQAVPLITRTLDTTSAITADTQPVVIGTDYFPLSAAGVVRPIDGAQVIFAGNAADSTSSITPEQAAGKIVFIIAGTAAAARRFPAAAGFMTVIPEGQLNQFRAFATGSSTRLRSDADTARSRLTIGVLPAAVTKFLGVPLENARPGTLGRTLRGTVRYNVTESPARNVIAILPGSDPKLRSQYVAIGAHSDHVGRRRAGPLDHDSLKVFNEIAERIYNARTGQGTRFPGTGLTEPERASIRVNVDSLRRIRPARPDSIYNGADDDGSGSMGVLEIAEKFALSRTKPKRSLIFVWHTAEELGLFGAEWFTDHPTVPRDSIVAQLNIDMIGRGEAQDLPGGGPNFLQLIGSRRLSTELGDIVESVNKSRNHGFVFDYSFDANGHPEIMYCRSDHYEYARYGIPITFFTTAGHSDYHQLTDEPQYIAYPHLQKVTAFVADVAEHVANLDHRVVVDKPKPDPKGQCVQ; translated from the coding sequence ATGACAAGATCGATCCGACACATCGTTCCGGCCCTGGTCGTTGCTGCGACAGCTCTTTGCTCGAGCCTCGCGTCGGCGCAGTCGAAGCTGCCGCTCAAGATGGCACCCAAGCCGACGACCGCGGCGATTACTGCGGCCGACCTGATGACTCGAGTGTACATATTTGCCGACGATTCGATGATGGGTCGGCGCGCAGGAGCAGAGGGTGCACTGAAGGGGACGATGTACATCGAGCGCGAAGTTCGGCGGCTCGGCCTCACGCCGGGTGGAGAGAACGGCACCTTCTTGCAGGCGGTACCGCTCATCACGCGGACTCTGGATACCACCTCGGCAATCACTGCCGACACCCAGCCCGTTGTTATCGGCACCGACTACTTCCCGCTCAGCGCCGCGGGCGTTGTCAGGCCAATCGACGGGGCTCAGGTCATCTTCGCCGGGAACGCAGCGGATTCTACATCGTCGATCACACCGGAGCAGGCCGCGGGTAAGATCGTGTTCATCATTGCGGGAACGGCGGCTGCCGCCCGCCGGTTCCCTGCCGCCGCAGGCTTCATGACGGTCATTCCCGAGGGTCAGCTCAATCAGTTCCGCGCTTTTGCCACCGGTAGCTCGACCCGACTCAGAAGTGATGCCGACACCGCGCGGTCGCGGCTCACAATTGGCGTCCTTCCGGCGGCGGTCACGAAATTTCTGGGGGTGCCTCTGGAGAACGCGCGGCCCGGCACTCTCGGTCGCACGCTGCGCGGCACCGTTCGGTACAACGTGACCGAGTCTCCGGCGAGAAACGTCATTGCGATCCTGCCTGGAAGCGACCCGAAGCTGCGCAGCCAGTACGTGGCCATCGGAGCTCATAGCGATCACGTCGGGCGTCGCCGCGCTGGTCCTCTCGATCACGACTCCCTCAAGGTGTTCAACGAAATAGCTGAGCGTATCTATAACGCGCGCACCGGACAGGGTACGCGGTTTCCGGGAACGGGGCTCACCGAGCCAGAGCGCGCTTCAATTCGCGTAAACGTCGACAGCCTTCGACGGATTCGCCCTGCACGGCCCGACTCCATCTACAATGGAGCGGACGATGACGGATCGGGATCAATGGGCGTCCTGGAGATCGCCGAAAAGTTCGCGCTCTCGCGGACAAAACCGAAGCGATCCCTGATCTTCGTCTGGCACACGGCGGAAGAGCTTGGCCTGTTCGGGGCTGAGTGGTTCACCGATCATCCAACGGTTCCACGCGATTCGATCGTCGCACAGCTCAACATCGACATGATCGGCCGCGGCGAAGCTCAGGATCTTCCCGGCGGCGGTCCGAACTTCCTTCAGCTGATCGGGAGCCGCCGTCTGTCAACGGAGCTTGGGGACATCGTCGAGTCAGTGAACAAGAGCCGAAACCACGGGTTCGTCTTCGACTACAGCTTCGACGCGAACGGACACCCTGAGATTATGTACTGCCGGAGCGATCACTACGAGTACGCCCGCTATGGCATTCCGATCACCTTCTTCACGACAGCAGGGCACAGCGACTATCACCAGCTCACCGATGAGCCGCAGTACATCGCCTATCCGCACCTCCAGAAAGTCACGGCTTTCGTAGCCGACGTCGCGGAACATGTCGCGAACCTGGACCACCGCGTAGTCGTGGACAAGCCGAAGCCCGATCCGAAGGGGCAATGCGTACAGTAG
- a CDS encoding amidase, with protein MSDQTTYDRRSFMNYFASIGLSSTLLPGVLWARIASGEEITVATIANAEEVAGLKFDEAERAMMVEGLKTQELRLEALHKIPLANSVAPAIVFNPVPPWRTPPRTAKKAMVRSPVTARAVPSSLDELAFLPVTELSDLVRRRRVTSLQLTQMYLARIKRYDPVLKCVITLTEDRAIAQARAADAEISRGRYRGPLHGIPWGAKDLLAVRGYKTTWGAGPYKEQVIEEDATVVQRLDNAGAVLVAKLTLGELAQGDIWFGGTTRNPWKVDQGSSGSSAGPASATAAGLVGFTIGSETLGSISSPSTRCGTTGLRPTYGRVPKTGAMALSWTMDKLGPICRSVEDCALVLDAIHGPDGKDTSVIAAPFNWNASLKPTTLRVGYVKAAFDLPVMDPKDEKRTLHATKKFDDAALGVLRGLGINLIPIDLPDLPYDAMRIILTAEAAAAFDELTRSDRDKEMVQQGRFDWPNTFRTARFIPAVDYVNANRVRSNAIRAWDELMQKVDVIVTPTGAANLFQLVATNLTGHPAVILPNGFRDDGTPVSLTFLGGLFEEARLLAVARAYQEATKFHLSRPTIPLTPRPLAPPPQPPPPPPPTPPAPPSPPAAPAKASA; from the coding sequence TTGAGCGATCAAACCACGTACGATCGTCGCTCGTTCATGAACTATTTCGCGAGCATTGGACTGAGCTCGACACTTCTCCCAGGCGTCCTCTGGGCGCGGATTGCATCGGGTGAAGAAATCACGGTCGCAACGATCGCGAACGCCGAAGAGGTCGCCGGTTTGAAGTTCGACGAGGCGGAGCGGGCGATGATGGTCGAGGGCCTCAAGACGCAGGAGCTGCGGCTCGAGGCGCTTCACAAGATTCCACTCGCGAACAGCGTAGCGCCCGCAATCGTGTTCAATCCCGTTCCGCCGTGGCGGACGCCGCCGCGCACGGCGAAGAAGGCGATGGTTCGGTCACCCGTTACTGCCCGAGCGGTGCCGTCCAGTCTCGACGAGCTTGCGTTCCTTCCGGTGACCGAGCTGTCGGACCTCGTCCGTCGCCGAAGAGTCACATCGCTCCAGCTGACGCAGATGTATCTCGCCCGTATCAAGCGGTACGATCCGGTGCTCAAGTGCGTTATCACGCTCACAGAGGATCGTGCTATCGCCCAGGCGCGCGCGGCCGACGCGGAAATTTCGCGCGGTCGGTATCGCGGTCCACTCCACGGAATTCCCTGGGGCGCCAAGGATCTCCTGGCTGTGCGCGGCTACAAGACGACCTGGGGCGCCGGGCCGTACAAGGAGCAGGTGATCGAGGAAGACGCAACAGTGGTTCAGCGACTCGACAACGCGGGGGCAGTGCTCGTCGCCAAGCTCACACTCGGCGAGCTGGCACAGGGTGACATCTGGTTTGGTGGCACGACACGAAACCCGTGGAAAGTGGACCAGGGCTCGAGCGGGTCGTCAGCAGGGCCCGCATCGGCCACTGCCGCCGGTCTCGTCGGCTTTACGATCGGCAGCGAGACGCTCGGGTCTATCTCGTCACCGTCGACGCGATGTGGTACGACCGGGCTCCGGCCGACTTACGGGCGAGTTCCCAAGACGGGAGCGATGGCGCTGTCGTGGACAATGGACAAGCTCGGGCCGATTTGCCGAAGCGTCGAGGACTGCGCACTCGTGCTCGACGCTATTCATGGACCGGACGGCAAAGACACGAGCGTCATCGCGGCGCCGTTCAACTGGAACGCATCGCTCAAGCCGACGACGCTTCGCGTTGGATACGTGAAGGCCGCGTTCGATCTTCCTGTCATGGATCCGAAGGACGAAAAGCGCACGCTGCACGCCACGAAGAAATTCGACGATGCCGCGCTTGGCGTGCTGCGAGGGCTTGGCATCAATCTCATCCCCATCGACCTGCCGGACCTGCCGTACGACGCGATGCGAATCATTCTCACCGCCGAGGCGGCCGCGGCGTTCGATGAGCTGACGCGCTCGGACCGCGACAAGGAGATGGTCCAGCAGGGACGATTCGACTGGCCAAACACGTTTCGCACTGCGCGGTTCATTCCAGCCGTGGACTACGTGAACGCAAATCGCGTTCGAAGCAACGCGATCCGCGCCTGGGACGAGCTGATGCAGAAGGTGGATGTGATCGTCACGCCAACGGGGGCAGCGAACCTCTTTCAGCTGGTGGCGACGAATCTCACGGGACACCCAGCCGTGATACTTCCGAACGGTTTCCGCGACGACGGGACGCCGGTGTCGCTGACATTTCTCGGAGGGCTGTTCGAGGAAGCCAGGCTTCTGGCAGTCGCGAGGGCATATCAGGAGGCGACGAAGTTCCACCTCTCGCGTCCGACAATTCCGCTTACCCCGCGACCGCTCGCGCCGCCGCCGCAGCCGCCTCCGCCGCCGCCACCAACACCCCCCGCTCCACCAAGCCCTCCCGCCGCGCCGGCGAAAGCCTCGGCATGA
- a CDS encoding LysM peptidoglycan-binding domain-containing protein, with protein MGIFDNKPGSIFGNDPDGGILNRKKSDKPDFSDTTSGASGAGGSAAPADFSDVSSGASTSAPTGGAGQMYTVKSGDSLSKIAKRVYGDASKWQRIYEANRDKIKNPDLIHPGQEFMIPDA; from the coding sequence ATGGGGATCTTCGATAACAAGCCGGGATCGATTTTCGGTAACGATCCGGACGGCGGCATTCTCAATCGAAAGAAATCGGACAAGCCGGATTTTTCGGATACGACATCGGGCGCTTCCGGCGCCGGCGGGTCGGCTGCACCCGCAGACTTCTCGGATGTGTCCAGCGGCGCGTCGACATCGGCGCCCACCGGCGGCGCTGGGCAGATGTATACGGTGAAGAGCGGCGACTCGTTGAGCAAGATCGCCAAGCGTGTCTACGGTGACGCGAGCAAGTGGCAGCGCATCTACGAAGCCAACCGTGACAAGATCAAGAACCCCGATCTCATTCACCCCGGCCAGGAATTCATGATTCCCGACGCCTGA
- a CDS encoding cupin domain-containing protein, which translates to MASESASGGATLHRWEDMPKERVNDMLDRRLITGERVMLAHVYLKKGCIVPKHSHENEQITYILEGALKFHLGEDQRENVVVHAGEVLHIPSNLPHQAEALEDTVDVDVFSPPREDWLNKTDSYLRK; encoded by the coding sequence ATGGCAAGTGAATCAGCTTCGGGCGGCGCCACGCTCCACCGGTGGGAGGACATGCCGAAGGAGCGCGTCAACGACATGCTCGACAGACGGCTCATCACTGGTGAGCGCGTGATGCTCGCGCACGTGTATCTGAAGAAGGGATGCATCGTGCCGAAGCATTCGCACGAGAATGAGCAGATCACGTACATCCTCGAGGGGGCGCTAAAATTCCATCTTGGAGAGGACCAGCGTGAGAATGTGGTTGTGCACGCTGGGGAGGTGCTCCACATCCCATCGAATCTGCCGCATCAGGCGGAAGCGCTCGAAGATACTGTCGACGTAGACGTTTTCAGCCCGCCGCGAGAAGACTGGCTGAACAAAACGGACAGCTACCTCCGGAAATAG
- a CDS encoding SDR family oxidoreductase, with protein sequence MDLGLRGKIALVAAASRGLGRAVAEELAAEGASLVICARGETALHEAAAAIRGSSGVEVEAVAADVARPEDVERLVKAAFDRFGRVDILVTNAGGPASGTFESLGPEKWSDAVQLTLLSTVNLCRAVLPGMRERRWGRIINVTSIAVKQPVEGLMLSNSLRAGVTGFARTLANEVARDGITVNNILPGYTRTQRVEELARATAAREKISVAEAMKKSEAEIPMRRLGEPKEFAAVAAFLASERASYVTGTSIQVDGGWIKSLF encoded by the coding sequence GTGGATCTCGGGCTGCGAGGAAAGATCGCGCTCGTTGCCGCGGCGAGCAGGGGACTTGGACGCGCGGTAGCGGAGGAGCTGGCGGCCGAGGGCGCGTCGCTCGTCATCTGCGCGCGCGGCGAGACGGCGCTGCACGAAGCTGCAGCTGCCATCAGAGGATCGAGTGGTGTCGAAGTCGAAGCCGTCGCCGCGGATGTCGCGCGCCCGGAAGACGTTGAGAGACTCGTCAAGGCGGCGTTCGACCGCTTCGGACGAGTAGACATCCTCGTTACGAACGCCGGCGGACCCGCATCGGGGACGTTCGAGTCACTCGGGCCGGAGAAGTGGAGCGACGCTGTTCAGCTGACTCTCCTGAGCACGGTGAATCTGTGTCGCGCTGTACTGCCGGGAATGAGAGAACGGCGCTGGGGACGAATCATCAACGTCACGTCGATCGCCGTGAAGCAGCCGGTCGAAGGCCTGATGCTCTCCAACAGTCTTCGCGCCGGGGTGACCGGATTCGCGCGCACTCTAGCCAACGAAGTCGCACGCGATGGAATCACCGTCAACAACATCCTCCCGGGGTACACGCGCACGCAACGCGTCGAGGAGCTAGCCCGGGCAACCGCGGCCCGCGAGAAAATCTCAGTCGCTGAAGCGATGAAGAAATCGGAGGCGGAAATCCCGATGCGGCGGCTTGGCGAGCCAAAGGAATTCGCTGCCGTTGCCGCATTTCTCGCGTCGGAGCGCGCCAGCTACGTAACGGGAACGTCGATTCAGGTAGACGGAGGGTGGATTAAGAGCCTGTTCTAG
- a CDS encoding EAL domain-containing protein, with protein sequence MTSAKQPLRPATPYDNLPEESYDRVARLAACLLHAPIAIVSLVDEDRHVVKSSVGLTGRSRVWRKVPLAQRFARQAVSSRQSVVISDAKATSAGASGNPGAETKSPDGVAYAVAPILTVDGMVIGTIAVVDPAPHAWTSAEVASLADLCDSVVTEMELRNDLTAKRETQEHLLYSTLHDALTGLPNRSLFTERLRHSMRRNARHPDDMFAVLFLDLDRFKDVNDNLGHFAGDELLRAVARRLEACLRPEDTVARLSGDEFAILLESISETSDAGRVAERIEEALSFPINLGGAEVTTSASMGIVTSSMSQEQPEQLLRSADMAMYRAKAAGRARYEMFDRAMHTDALARLQLETDLRRAVEQGEFRLHYQPLVSLRTGRITGLEALLRWEHPLRGLVQPSEFIPIAEETGLIIRIGRWVLTEACRQLAEWQKAHPREHPLSMGVNLSVKQFSQPDLLDQLASVIRTSGISPGCLRLEITEAALIDKGGAAMLLLTQIKQLGAQVYLDDFGTGYSSLIYLHRLPIDAIKIDRDLVSTMDTDDKNLRLVRTILTFAQIIGVRAEAEGISSAEQLRELRALKCEHGQGYLFSAPIPHDEVDGVLEADPVW encoded by the coding sequence GTGACTTCCGCCAAGCAGCCGCTACGGCCAGCGACGCCTTACGACAACCTCCCCGAGGAGTCGTACGATCGCGTCGCGCGTCTGGCTGCGTGCCTCCTTCACGCTCCAATCGCAATCGTTTCGCTGGTCGACGAGGATCGTCACGTCGTGAAGAGCAGTGTCGGGCTCACGGGCAGGTCGCGTGTCTGGAGAAAAGTCCCCCTCGCGCAGCGGTTTGCGCGGCAGGCGGTGTCGTCGCGCCAGTCCGTCGTGATCAGTGACGCCAAGGCGACGTCCGCCGGCGCGTCGGGCAACCCCGGCGCCGAAACGAAGTCGCCCGACGGCGTTGCTTATGCGGTCGCACCGATTCTTACGGTGGACGGGATGGTGATCGGAACTATCGCGGTAGTCGATCCTGCTCCGCACGCCTGGACCTCCGCCGAGGTTGCTTCTCTCGCTGATCTTTGCGACTCGGTGGTTACCGAGATGGAGCTCCGAAATGACCTCACGGCAAAGCGTGAGACGCAGGAGCATCTGCTGTACAGCACGCTCCATGACGCGCTCACGGGTTTGCCCAACCGCTCGCTGTTCACTGAGCGCCTGCGGCACTCGATGCGCCGGAACGCGCGACACCCCGACGACATGTTCGCGGTGCTGTTTCTCGATCTCGACAGATTCAAGGACGTCAACGACAATCTCGGACACTTTGCCGGCGACGAGCTGCTGCGAGCGGTTGCCCGTCGCCTGGAAGCGTGCCTGCGCCCGGAAGACACGGTTGCACGTCTCTCCGGCGACGAGTTCGCGATTCTCCTCGAGAGCATCAGCGAAACGAGCGATGCGGGGCGCGTCGCCGAGCGAATAGAAGAGGCGCTGTCTTTCCCGATAAACCTTGGCGGCGCGGAAGTGACGACGTCGGCGAGCATGGGCATCGTGACCAGCTCGATGTCGCAGGAGCAGCCCGAGCAGCTGCTGCGCAGCGCCGACATGGCGATGTATCGCGCGAAGGCAGCCGGCCGCGCGCGGTACGAGATGTTCGACCGGGCCATGCACACCGACGCCCTCGCCCGTCTGCAGCTGGAGACAGACCTGCGTCGCGCAGTTGAGCAAGGCGAGTTCAGGCTCCACTACCAGCCGCTCGTGTCGCTTCGCACGGGACGCATTACAGGTCTCGAAGCGCTGCTCCGGTGGGAGCATCCTTTGCGTGGTCTCGTTCAGCCCAGCGAGTTCATTCCCATCGCGGAAGAGACCGGGCTGATAATACGTATCGGCCGGTGGGTGCTGACCGAGGCCTGCCGACAGCTGGCCGAGTGGCAGAAGGCGCATCCGCGTGAGCACCCGCTGAGCATGGGCGTGAATCTCTCGGTCAAGCAGTTCAGCCAGCCCGATCTTCTCGACCAGCTCGCAAGTGTGATACGCACCAGCGGAATCTCCCCGGGCTGTCTCCGTCTCGAGATCACGGAGGCGGCGCTGATCGACAAGGGTGGCGCGGCGATGCTCCTCCTGACGCAGATCAAGCAGCTTGGCGCGCAGGTGTATCTCGATGATTTCGGCACCGGCTACTCATCCCTCATCTATCTCCACCGGCTTCCGATCGACGCGATCAAGATCGACCGCGACCTGGTGAGCACGATGGACACGGATGACAAGAACCTTCGACTCGTGAGGACTATACTGACATTCGCACAGATCATCGGCGTTCGAGCGGAGGCGGAGGGCATCAGCAGCGCCGAGCAGCTGCGCGAGCTGAGAGCGCTGAAGTGCGAGCACGGACAGGGCTACCTCTTCTCGGCGCCAATTCCACACGACGAGGTTGATGGGGTTCTCGAGGCGGATCCTGTCTGGTAG
- a CDS encoding ATP-binding protein, whose product MKLSQRLLLNVLLIVAVLVAAVVLIIDRRLHARIVEQTVTELAREARFVAVEWRSTFSADDLADAAGRALEHRVTLINDKGVVVGDSGFDGEALRALENHGSRPEVAAAWQSRVGSATRVSASAGDEELYVAVRAPLGVARVSLPTRELEAVFARARRDVMLAGVVALLLAVVLSLQFSRSISRPIVELRDVARAIADGDMDRRPALAAPGEVGDLATALHRLSEQLSARLTSLQSEQALLSAIVESLEEGVIAVDSASHVVEVNDAARRLLGVTAPVPFSVDLLPRHGALREALSSALQGSAHATVEFAYGDRTLSVTARPLPHGGAVLALVDLTTTRRLEAVRSDFVANVSHELRTPLTVIAGFAETLSDETIPLDERRRFAGMIGTHTARLQRIVDDLLDLSRIESGGWRPNPVALEIAPLVEDVVSALSSAASEQHTSVVTRIAPEAREVLADRTALRQILSNLLENAIRYTRQGTVTISTELPRGAEGRVIISVSDTGAGIAADHLPRIFERFYRADTGRARKAGGTGLGLAIVRHLVEAHGGRVEATSALGRGTTIRVFLPPPGGRS is encoded by the coding sequence ATGAAGCTCTCCCAGAGACTGCTTCTCAACGTTCTCCTGATCGTGGCTGTGCTCGTCGCCGCTGTGGTGCTCATCATCGACCGGCGATTGCATGCGCGCATAGTCGAGCAGACAGTGACAGAGCTGGCACGCGAAGCCCGGTTCGTGGCGGTCGAGTGGCGATCGACTTTTTCGGCTGACGATCTCGCGGATGCTGCAGGCCGGGCCCTCGAGCATCGCGTTACGCTGATAAACGACAAAGGCGTTGTCGTTGGCGATTCCGGATTCGACGGCGAAGCGCTGCGTGCATTGGAGAATCACGGCAGCCGGCCTGAGGTCGCCGCTGCGTGGCAATCGCGTGTCGGGTCCGCGACGCGCGTCAGCGCATCCGCCGGAGACGAGGAGCTCTACGTCGCGGTGCGTGCTCCGCTGGGCGTTGCTCGCGTATCGCTCCCGACGCGCGAGCTGGAGGCCGTCTTCGCGCGAGCGCGGCGCGATGTGATGCTGGCCGGAGTGGTTGCGCTGCTTCTCGCGGTTGTACTGAGCCTTCAGTTCTCGCGCAGCATCTCGCGGCCGATCGTCGAGCTTCGCGATGTCGCGCGCGCGATTGCCGACGGTGACATGGATCGCCGTCCCGCGCTGGCCGCTCCCGGAGAAGTCGGCGATCTGGCAACTGCACTTCATCGGCTCTCGGAGCAGCTGAGTGCGCGACTGACCTCGCTGCAATCCGAGCAGGCTCTGCTGTCGGCGATCGTCGAATCTCTCGAGGAGGGAGTCATCGCGGTAGACTCTGCGTCACACGTTGTCGAGGTCAACGACGCGGCACGGAGACTGCTTGGCGTAACGGCCCCTGTTCCTTTTTCAGTCGACCTTCTCCCGCGACATGGAGCGCTCAGAGAAGCGCTCTCGAGCGCATTGCAGGGGTCGGCGCATGCGACTGTCGAGTTCGCGTACGGTGATCGCACTCTCTCCGTCACAGCGCGTCCGCTTCCGCATGGTGGCGCCGTTCTCGCCCTGGTGGACCTCACGACGACGCGGCGTCTCGAGGCGGTCAGGAGCGATTTCGTCGCGAATGTCTCGCACGAGCTCCGTACTCCGCTGACGGTCATAGCCGGCTTTGCCGAGACGCTGTCCGATGAGACAATTCCACTCGACGAGAGGCGCCGCTTCGCCGGGATGATCGGCACGCACACGGCGCGGCTGCAACGAATCGTGGATGATCTGCTCGATCTTTCACGAATCGAATCGGGCGGCTGGCGACCGAATCCCGTCGCGCTGGAGATCGCGCCACTCGTGGAGGATGTCGTCAGCGCACTGAGCAGCGCTGCTTCGGAGCAGCATACCAGCGTCGTCACACGAATAGCACCAGAGGCGCGCGAGGTCTTGGCCGACAGGACCGCGCTCCGGCAGATCCTTTCCAACCTGCTCGAGAATGCAATTCGCTACACCAGGCAAGGCACGGTGACAATCTCGACGGAGCTGCCTCGAGGCGCAGAAGGCCGCGTGATCATCTCGGTCAGCGACACAGGTGCAGGGATCGCGGCGGATCATCTCCCGCGGATCTTCGAGCGATTCTACCGTGCGGACACCGGTCGCGCGCGGAAGGCAGGCGGTACCGGGCTCGGACTCGCAATCGTCAGGCATCTTGTCGAAGCGCACGGAGGCCGAGTGGAGGCAACCAGTGCACTCGGTAGAGGAACGACGATCAGGGTGTTTCTTCCTCCGCCGGGTGGCCGGTCGTGA